The window CCCTCGACGAACTCTTCGAGGCCCTCACCCTGGTCCAGACCCAGAAGGTCACCCGCTTCCCGATCGTCCTGTTCGGCAGCGAGTACTGGGGCGGCCTCGTCGACTGGCTCAAGAACACGCTGATTGCCCAGGGCAAGGCTTCGGAGAAGGACCTGCTCCTGTTCCACGTCACGGACGACGTGGAGGAGGCGGTGGCGCTGGTGTCGAAGGAGGCGGGGCGCTAGCGCTGGGCTTGAGCCGATGAGTAAAAGGGTGCGGCCCCTTGGGCAACTGTCCCAGGGGGCGGAGCCGAAGGGGCGGCAGCCCCTGGGGATGGGACGGGTAGGGGCGGCGGGGGCGAGGAAAGCCGTCAGGCCAACCCCCGCCGCGCCGCCGCCGGCGGCCGGTGCCCCGCGATCGACGCCACCATGTCCAGGACCTGCCGAGTCTCCGCCACCTCATGGACCCGGTACACCTGCGCCCCCAGCCACGCCGACACCGCAGTCGTAGCCAACGTCCCCACCACCCGCTCCTTCACAGGCTTGTCCAGCGTCTCCCCGACGAAGTCCTTGTTGGAGAGGGACACCAGCACCGGCCACCCCGTCTCCACCATCTCCCCCAACCGCCGAGTCGCCTCAAGACTGTGCCGCGTGTTCTTCCCGAAGTCGTGCCCGGGATCGATCAGGATCGACTCCCGCGGCACCCCCAGCGCCAACGCCCGCTCGGCCAACCCCACCGTCACCCGAAGAATGTCGGCCATGACGTCGTCGTACGTCACCCGATGCGGCCGAGTCCGAGGCTCGGCACCTCCCGCATGCGTGCACACCAGCCCCACCCCGTACCGCGCAGCGACCTCCGCCAGCCCCGGATCCACCCCACCCCACGCGTCGTTCAGCAGATCCGCCCCCGCCTCGCACACCGCCACACCGACCTCGGCCCGCCAGGTGTCCACACTGATCACGACGTCCGGGAAACGCCGCCGCACCTCGGCCACGAACCCGACCGTCCGCCGCGCCTCCTCCTCGGCGGTCACCTCTTCCCCCGGCCCGGCCTTGACCCCACCGATGTCGATGATGGCCGCCCCTTCCGCCACCGCCTGCTCCACGCGCGCGAGGGCG of the Streptomyces sp. T12 genome contains:
- the folP gene encoding dihydropteroate synthase; its protein translation is MLRLGRREFDTHEPVIMAIVNRTPDSFYDQGATFRDEPALARVEQAVAEGAAIIDIGGVKAGPGEEVTAEEEARRTVGFVAEVRRRFPDVVISVDTWRAEVGVAVCEAGADLLNDAWGGVDPGLAEVAARYGVGLVCTHAGGAEPRTRPHRVTYDDVMADILRVTVGLAERALALGVPRESILIDPGHDFGKNTRHSLEATRRLGEMVETGWPVLVSLSNKDFVGETLDKPVKERVVGTLATTAVSAWLGAQVYRVHEVAETRQVLDMVASIAGHRPPAAARRGLA